Proteins co-encoded in one Streptomyces sp. SLBN-31 genomic window:
- a CDS encoding glycosyltransferase family 4 protein codes for MRKTLIVTNDFPPRPGGIQAFLHNMALRLDPERLVVHASTWKRGREGVEATAAFDAEQPFTVVRDRTTMLLPTPAATRTAVGLLREHGCTSVWFGAAAPLGLMAPALRKAGAERLVATTHGHEAGWAQLPAARQLLRRIGEATDTVTYLGEYTRSRIASALTPAAAGRMVQLPPGVDEKVFHPASGGDAVRARLGLTDRPVVVCVSRLVPRKGQDTLILAMPRILAAEPDAVLLIVGGGPYEKDLRKLAEETGVAGSVRFTGAVPWSELPAHYGAGDVFAMPCRTRRGGLDVEGLGIVYLEASATGLPVVAGDSGGAPDAVLDGETGWVVRGGSAEEAAERIVVLLGDAELRRRMGERGREWVEEKWRWDLLAEKLKTLL; via the coding sequence GTGCGCAAGACCCTGATCGTGACGAACGACTTCCCACCCCGCCCCGGCGGCATCCAGGCGTTCCTGCACAACATGGCGCTGCGGCTCGACCCCGAGCGGCTCGTCGTCCACGCCTCCACCTGGAAGCGCGGCAGGGAGGGCGTCGAGGCGACAGCCGCCTTCGACGCCGAGCAGCCCTTCACGGTCGTACGCGACCGTACGACGATGCTGCTGCCGACGCCGGCGGCGACGCGTACGGCGGTCGGGCTGCTGCGGGAGCACGGCTGTACGTCGGTGTGGTTCGGGGCGGCGGCGCCGCTCGGGCTGATGGCGCCGGCGCTCAGGAAGGCCGGTGCCGAGCGGCTGGTGGCCACCACCCACGGGCACGAGGCGGGATGGGCCCAGCTTCCCGCCGCGCGGCAGCTGCTGCGCCGGATCGGCGAGGCGACGGACACCGTCACCTACCTCGGCGAGTACACGCGCTCGCGGATCGCCTCCGCCCTGACGCCCGCGGCGGCCGGGCGGATGGTCCAGCTGCCGCCGGGCGTCGACGAGAAGGTGTTCCACCCCGCCTCGGGCGGCGACGCCGTGCGGGCGCGGCTGGGGCTGACCGACCGGCCGGTGGTCGTGTGCGTGTCCCGGCTGGTGCCGCGCAAGGGCCAGGACACCCTCATTCTCGCGATGCCGCGCATCCTGGCCGCCGAGCCGGACGCGGTCCTGCTGATCGTCGGCGGCGGGCCCTACGAGAAGGACCTGCGCAAGCTGGCCGAGGAGACCGGCGTCGCCGGCTCCGTACGGTTCACGGGCGCCGTGCCCTGGTCCGAGCTGCCCGCGCACTACGGTGCGGGCGACGTGTTCGCCATGCCGTGCCGGACGCGACGCGGCGGCCTCGACGTCGAGGGTCTCGGCATCGTCTACCTGGAGGCGTCGGCGACCGGGCTGCCGGTGGTCGCCGGCGACTCGGGCGGCGCCCCCGACGCCGTGCTGGACGGCGAGACCGGCTGGGTGGTGCGCGGCGGCTCCGCGGAGGAGGCGGCCGAGCGGATCGTCGTCCTGCTCGGGGACGCGGAACTCAGGCGCCGGATGGGAGAGCGGGGGCGCGAGTGGGTGGAGGAGAAGTGGCGCTGGGACCTGCTGGCGGAAAAGTTGAAGACGCTGCTATAG
- a CDS encoding glycosyltransferase family 87 protein, which yields MTWGLTRLVLLLWVFKVWVFPGPDVTSDVSVIYQGWYDVLRTGTFPLGDVTWQYPPAAALAVLSPALLPFLQYAQAFFVLACLADLVVLSLLTYAGVRTGRTLRGAWVWVVGVPLLGPTVYARYDVMVTAVAVAGLLAAARHPRAAGVLVGVGAMLKVWPAVLLLGVRRRSTWGWAAGTVAVVAGLFAMFMPGAFEFLTFQKNRGTEVESLGSLVIHVARHFGAWDGQVLLNYGSIEFLGPWVTAVSTGALFLTGVAFGWLVLWRLMATRFLPNTLADAAFVAVLMFTVTSRVISPQYMVWVVGTAAVCLCFRGSRMRAPACLALAACFVTVLEFPLWFQHVVASDTRGITLLLLRNGLLVVAAVLGARELWRSTVSREPVPALPIQATHAKEPSTPA from the coding sequence ATGACCTGGGGTCTGACCAGGCTGGTGCTGCTGCTGTGGGTGTTCAAGGTGTGGGTCTTCCCGGGCCCCGACGTCACGAGCGATGTCTCGGTGATCTACCAGGGCTGGTACGACGTCCTGCGCACCGGAACGTTCCCGCTGGGCGACGTCACCTGGCAGTACCCGCCCGCCGCCGCCCTGGCCGTCCTCTCCCCGGCGCTGCTGCCGTTCCTGCAGTACGCGCAGGCCTTCTTCGTCCTGGCCTGTCTCGCCGACCTGGTGGTCCTGTCCCTGCTGACGTACGCGGGCGTGCGTACCGGCAGGACGCTGCGCGGGGCCTGGGTGTGGGTGGTGGGCGTGCCGCTCCTCGGGCCGACCGTGTACGCCCGCTACGACGTGATGGTGACCGCGGTGGCCGTGGCCGGGCTGCTCGCCGCGGCCCGGCATCCGCGGGCGGCGGGCGTGCTGGTGGGCGTCGGGGCGATGCTGAAGGTGTGGCCGGCGGTGCTGCTGCTCGGCGTCCGCAGGCGCAGCACCTGGGGCTGGGCCGCGGGGACCGTCGCCGTGGTGGCGGGGCTGTTCGCGATGTTCATGCCGGGCGCGTTCGAGTTCCTGACCTTCCAGAAGAACCGGGGCACCGAGGTCGAGTCGCTCGGCTCGCTGGTCATCCACGTCGCCCGCCACTTCGGTGCCTGGGACGGGCAAGTGCTGCTCAACTACGGCTCCATCGAGTTCCTCGGCCCGTGGGTCACCGCCGTCAGCACGGGCGCGCTGTTCCTCACCGGCGTCGCGTTCGGCTGGCTGGTGCTGTGGCGGCTGATGGCCACCCGCTTCCTGCCGAACACCCTCGCCGACGCGGCCTTCGTAGCGGTGCTGATGTTCACCGTCACCAGCCGGGTGATCAGCCCCCAGTACATGGTGTGGGTGGTCGGCACGGCCGCCGTCTGCCTGTGCTTCCGCGGCAGCCGGATGCGGGCGCCCGCCTGTCTCGCGCTCGCCGCGTGCTTCGTGACGGTGCTGGAGTTCCCGCTGTGGTTCCAGCACGTCGTCGCGAGCGACACCCGGGGCATCACCCTGCTGCTGCTGCGCAACGGCCTGCTGGTCGTGGCCGCCGTGCTGGGCGCGCGGGAGCTGTGGCGCTCCACGGTCTCCCGCGAGCCCGTACCCGCCCTGCCGATTCAGGCGACCCACGCGAAGGAACCGTCGACCCCCGCCTGA
- a CDS encoding MATE family efflux transporter encodes MNAHRRQLVTLARPVYCSLLATVAAGIINTVWVSRLGGAAVAAVAVATNTENVLLGVSMVFASGTTVLVAHARGARDPGAVRAAVRGGWALCAVVTPAVVAAGLLLREPLARLVLGGGDGAAVPLAVAYFAISLPGIAVFFAQNLLDGILKGAGDTRTPMRLALLANGLILVCDPFLIHLYGVRGAAASTVLCRCVALGAGLVVLRRNPLLHESVTARTAEGTGRALRRTLTTGLPMSADFTVRQGGALVLVAIVARLGVTAVAAYAIAYKIMYVATMAFYSVRQAASIHTAHTRGAGRDERRAIGREAVLLSGAVAVAAVALLGVAGPWVMAAFGAGPEVAHAGVLFLRCVGPYLLLMACFIALGGVFEGSGGAPLLLRVTLLGTALQLPLAYALSGLGLPGVCLALALAMAVQCAVAGTLFARAARRLDGGSGRLRVPSFGRVEAGEPTAPSRGAAA; translated from the coding sequence ATGAACGCTCATCGCCGGCAGCTCGTCACGCTCGCCCGCCCGGTCTACTGCTCGCTCCTCGCCACGGTCGCCGCCGGGATCATCAACACGGTCTGGGTCTCCCGGCTCGGCGGCGCGGCCGTGGCCGCCGTGGCCGTCGCGACCAACACCGAGAACGTGCTGCTCGGTGTCTCGATGGTGTTCGCCTCCGGTACGACCGTGCTGGTCGCCCACGCCAGGGGAGCCCGGGACCCGGGGGCGGTGCGGGCCGCCGTGCGCGGCGGCTGGGCGCTGTGCGCGGTGGTGACGCCGGCGGTCGTGGCGGCCGGGCTGCTGCTGCGCGAGCCGCTGGCCCGGCTGGTGCTGGGCGGGGGCGACGGCGCGGCCGTCCCGCTCGCCGTGGCCTACTTCGCGATCTCCCTGCCGGGCATCGCCGTCTTCTTCGCACAGAACCTCCTCGACGGCATCCTCAAGGGCGCCGGGGACACCAGGACCCCGATGCGGCTCGCGCTGCTCGCCAACGGGCTGATCCTGGTCTGCGACCCGTTCCTGATCCACCTGTACGGGGTGCGGGGCGCCGCCGCCTCGACGGTGCTGTGCCGGTGCGTGGCGCTGGGGGCGGGGCTGGTCGTGCTGCGGCGCAACCCCCTGCTGCACGAGTCCGTGACGGCCCGGACCGCCGAGGGCACCGGCAGGGCGCTGCGCCGGACGCTCACCACCGGGCTGCCGATGTCCGCCGACTTCACCGTCCGGCAGGGCGGGGCGCTGGTGCTGGTCGCCATCGTCGCCCGGCTCGGGGTGACGGCGGTGGCCGCCTACGCGATCGCGTACAAGATCATGTACGTCGCCACCATGGCGTTCTACTCCGTGCGGCAGGCGGCGTCGATCCACACCGCCCACACGCGGGGAGCGGGCCGGGACGAACGGCGGGCCATCGGCCGGGAGGCCGTGCTGCTGTCCGGGGCGGTCGCGGTGGCGGCCGTCGCGCTGCTGGGCGTCGCCGGGCCCTGGGTCATGGCCGCCTTCGGCGCCGGACCCGAGGTCGCGCACGCCGGGGTGCTGTTCCTGCGCTGCGTCGGGCCGTACCTGCTGCTGATGGCCTGCTTCATCGCGCTGGGCGGGGTCTTCGAGGGCAGCGGGGGAGCACCGCTGCTCCTGCGCGTGACGCTGCTGGGCACGGCACTGCAACTCCCGCTCGCCTACGCCCTGTCGGGCCTCGGCCTGCCCGGGGTGTGCCTGGCCCTGGCCCTCGCGATGGCGGTGCAGTGCGCGGTGGCCGGGACCCTGTTCGCACGGGCCGCACGGCGTCTCGACGGGGGATCCGGGCGACTGCGAGTGCCCTCTTTCGGCCGGGTCGAAGCGGGGGAGCCGACGGCACCCTCGCGTGGCGCCGCCGCGTGA
- a CDS encoding PadR family transcriptional regulator gives MLELSILGFLAEQPLHGYELKERIKALSGHVRPVSDGALYPALTRLVAAGKLDQHTEPGASAAPRRMLSLTGKGREDLLERLRHPKQAEITDHVRFNTVLAFLRHLPDRHEQAAVLRRRLEFLETPSSFFYDGDRPVRAEESGDLFREGMLRVARATGEAERAWLREAIGRLEQGG, from the coding sequence TTGCTGGAGCTGTCGATCCTCGGCTTCCTGGCCGAACAGCCGCTGCACGGCTACGAGTTGAAGGAGCGCATCAAGGCGCTCAGCGGCCACGTCCGCCCGGTCAGCGACGGCGCCCTCTATCCCGCCCTCACCCGCCTGGTCGCCGCCGGCAAGCTCGACCAGCACACCGAGCCGGGCGCGAGCGCGGCCCCGCGTCGCATGCTCTCCCTCACCGGGAAGGGCCGTGAGGATCTGCTGGAACGCCTGCGCCACCCCAAGCAGGCGGAGATCACCGACCACGTCCGTTTCAACACGGTCCTGGCGTTCCTGCGCCACCTGCCCGACCGGCACGAGCAGGCGGCCGTCCTGCGCCGCCGGCTGGAGTTCCTCGAGACACCGTCCAGCTTCTTCTACGACGGCGACAGACCGGTGCGCGCGGAGGAGTCGGGCGACCTCTTCCGAGAGGGCATGCTGCGGGTGGCGCGGGCCACCGGCGAGGCGGAGCGGGCCTGGCTGCGGGAGGCCATCGGCCGCCTGGAGCAGGGCGGTTGA
- a CDS encoding NlpC/P60 family protein: MGSHRRLAPSSGFNRGAGAALSVLSAAAAALGAVPANAAPHGDTKAEVDRLYEEAEKATQAYDKADETVDSLRREVRDAQDQIARRQLRVNSMRDTLGSLAGAQYRSGGIDPTVALLFSDDPADYLDKASVLDRVGARQAGRFKDLQSAMRELAQERAEAAGKLAELERGRKAVISHKRTVEHKLARARELLNSLPYAERAAYDRASRSGRDDIPDLSGVVPPDGRAAAAIAAARSALGKPYVWGATGPSAFDCSGLMQWSYAHAGVHLPRTSQEQRYAGHQVPLSQAQPGDLVVYRSDASHVAMYVGNGQVIHAPYPGAPVRYDPVNMMPVSSVTRV, encoded by the coding sequence GTGGGGTCCCATCGCCGCCTTGCACCGTCGTCCGGGTTCAACCGGGGCGCCGGCGCCGCCCTGTCTGTGCTGTCCGCAGCGGCCGCCGCCCTCGGGGCCGTGCCGGCGAACGCCGCGCCGCACGGCGACACCAAGGCCGAGGTGGACCGTCTCTACGAGGAGGCCGAGAAGGCCACCCAGGCCTACGACAAGGCCGACGAGACCGTCGACAGCCTGCGCCGCGAGGTGCGCGACGCCCAGGACCAGATCGCCCGCCGCCAGCTGCGCGTCAACTCCATGCGGGACACGCTCGGTTCGCTGGCCGGAGCTCAGTACCGCTCCGGCGGCATCGACCCCACCGTCGCCCTGCTCTTCTCCGACGACCCGGCCGACTACCTCGACAAGGCCTCCGTCCTCGACCGGGTCGGCGCCCGCCAGGCCGGCCGGTTCAAGGACCTGCAGTCCGCGATGCGCGAACTCGCCCAGGAGCGCGCGGAGGCCGCCGGCAAGCTCGCCGAACTGGAGCGCGGCCGCAAGGCGGTCATCTCGCACAAGAGGACGGTCGAGCACAAGCTCGCCAGGGCCCGCGAACTGCTCAACTCCCTGCCGTACGCGGAGCGCGCCGCCTACGACCGGGCCTCCCGCTCCGGCCGTGACGACATCCCCGACCTCAGCGGTGTCGTCCCGCCCGACGGCCGGGCGGCCGCCGCCATCGCCGCGGCCCGCTCCGCACTGGGCAAGCCCTACGTCTGGGGCGCCACCGGCCCCTCAGCGTTCGACTGCTCGGGCTTGATGCAGTGGTCGTACGCGCACGCCGGGGTCCATCTGCCGCGCACCTCGCAGGAGCAGCGGTACGCCGGACACCAGGTCCCGCTCTCCCAGGCACAGCCCGGTGACCTGGTCGTCTACCGGTCCGACGCCAGCCATGTGGCGATGTACGTGGGCAACGGCCAGGTGATCCACGCGCCCTACCCGGGCGCCCCCGTGCGCTACGACCCCGTCAACATGATGCCGGTGTCGTCCGTCACCAGGGTCTGA